CTTTCACGGCCCATCCCTTCGGATGTTTGACCACGTATCGGTCGTTCTTCGACATCACTCTCTCCAAATGCGTTGACGGCGATTCCCTCATGAGATAAGAAAGTATACGGGCAGCATTTCACTGTCAATATAGTTACTATACGGATCGGAGCGCGCATGTCGGCTGGTAGCTCAGAGCTACGGTGGGGGGTCGAGCAACGGCTTGAGTTTATTGAGTTCCGCCTCTTCTGGGAGGGCGGCATCAACCGCTCAGACATCACCGGATTTTTCGGCGTATCGGTGCCGCAGGCGTCCAAGGACCTGACCCAGTATCAGGAGCTTGCGCCCGACAATGTGCGGTATGACCGCAGCGAGAAGCGCTACTTCGCGACCGAGTCGTTCAGGCCGCGTTTCCTGAAACCGGACGCGGATCGCTACCTTGCGCAACTTCTGTTTGCGGCTGACCCCGCTCTTCATGGCGACCGCACATGGCTGACCAATCCCCCGAGCGTGGATACCATGCCCGTGCCGCATCGCCGGGTGGACATCGCTGTCCTCCGTATGATCCTGGCTGCGGTCCGGGGCCAAGCTTCGGTTGATGTTCTTTATCAGTCGATGAACGAGCAGCGGCCGGAGCCCCTTTGGCGGCGTATCAGCCCTCATGCCTTCGGCAGCGATGGCTTTCGCTGGCACGTCCGCGCGTTCTGTCACATCGACAACAGGTTCAAGGATTTCCTTCTCTCGCGATGCCTTGAGGCCCGATCGCTCGGGGAGTCCGGGGCGCGACCCGAAGATGATAAGCAGTGGGCAGATTTCTTTGACGTGAAGCTTTCGCCAAATCCGAAGATCGGAGAGAATCAACGAAAGATAATCGCGCAAGATTACGGCATGCGCGACGACAGTATTTCGATCCCGGTCAGGCGGGCGTTGCTCTACTACTTCAGAAAGCGGTTACGTCTGGACGTGGCGGACGTTCTCGATAATCCGCACGAGACGCCTGTCGTCATAACTAATCGCGCGGAATTTGATGCAGCCTTAGCTGAGGCTACGAAGTGAAACGAGGAGACGTCGGCTTGAGGGGCAAGAACAATATTATGAAGTGGGTCAAGTCATGCTGACCGGCGAAATCCGCAGCCAGATCGATAGCATCTGGAACGACTTCTGGGCAGGCGGAGTCGCCAATCCGCTCTCTGTCATGGAGCAGATGACCTATCTGCTGTTCATCAAACGCCTGGACGACCTGCATACTCTCGAAGAGCGCAAGAGCCAGACGCTCAAGATTCCAATGGAGCGCCGCATCTTCCCGGAGGGGCGAGACGACAAGGGCCGCCCCTACGACGATCTTCGCTGGTCGCGATTCAAGAATTTCGAGCCACGCGAGATGATGGACGTGGTCGACGAACACGTCTTTCCGTTCCTGCGCGCGCTCAACGGCAGCCAATCCAGCTACGGCAAGCTGATGCGCGACGCCCGGCTTGGGTTTTCCAATCCGGCGCTCCTGGCCAAGGTTGTCGAGAAGCTTGATCGCATCCCGATGGAGGATCGCGACACCAAGGGCGATATCTATGAGTACATGCTGGCGAAGATCGCGAGCGCCGGCCAGAACGGCCAGTTCCGCACGCCACGGCACATCATCAGGCTGATGGTCGAGTTGACCGCGCCGAAGCCGACTGACGTGATCTGTGACCCAGCCGCCGGCACCTGCGGCTTCCTTGTTGCCGCTGGTGAGTATCTTCGCGAGAAGCATCCTGAGCTGATGCGCGATCCTGCATTGCGGAGGCATTTCCACGAAGGCCTGTTCCACGGGTTCGATTTCGACACGACGATGCTCCGCATCGGCGCCATGAACATGACGCTGCACGGTGTCGAGAACCCGAACGTCACCTATCGCGACAGCCTGGCCGAGGATCACGCCAAGGACGCGGGCGCCTATTCCCTGGTGCTGGCGAATCCGCCTTTCGCCGGGTCGCTCGACTACGAGGCGACCGCCAAGGACCTCCAGAAAACGGTCAAGACGAAAAAGACGGAGCTTCTGTTCATCGCGCTCTTCCTGCGGCTCCTGAAGACCGGAGGCAGGGCGGCTGTGATTGTGCCAGACGGCGTCCTGTTCGGTTCGTCCGGCGCGCACAAGGACATTCGCCGCATGTTGGTCGAGGATCACAAGCTCGACGCGGTCATCAAGCTGCCCTCGGGGGTGTTCCGCCCCTATGCGGGGGTGTCCACCGCCATCCTCCTCTTCACCAAGACCGGCGTCGGCGGCACCGAGAATGTCTGGTTCTATGACGTGGCAGCCGACGGTCTCAGCCTCGATGACAAACGCGCCGATCTCCTTCCACCCGAAAAGCAAGGGCCGACGCCCGCTCAGCCGCTGTCCGAGGCAGAGCATGAAAAGAACAATCTGCCCGACATCCTGGCTCGCTGGGGGAATCTTGCTGCCGAGGCCGAGCACCCCCGCACCGCGCAGAGCTTCATGGTGCCGGTGGAGGATATCCGGGCTACGGGGTCATGGGACCTGTCGCTGAACCGGTACAAGGAGGTGCAGCACGAAGAGGTCATCCGCCAACCCCCGAAGGAGATCATCGCTGAACTGCGTGCGATCGAGACCGAAATCACCGAAGGTCTGGATAGACTTGAGGAGATGCTGAGATGACGTGGCCAACCGTCGATCTCGATACTGCGGCCGATGTCATTCGGGGTGTTACCTTCAGCAAAGGCGATGCCTCCGACAAGCCCGCTCCTGGCCTTGTTCCCGTGCTGCGCGCGGGGAACATCGGCGATCAACTTAACACCGAAGACGATCTGGTCTTTGTCGATAAAAGCTTTGTCTCAAAAAATCAACGCTTGCAACCGGGCGACATCGTGGTTTGCATGTCGTCAGGAAGTGCGAACGTTCTGGGAAAGAGCGCGATGCTCGATTCCGAGTGGAAAGGGTCATTCGGCGCATTTCTTGCGACCGTTCGACCCCGAGCGGATATCGTGTTTCCTCGCTTCTTGGCCCATTATCTGAGAACCTCCCAGTTCCGGGCGTGGGCGAGTTCGTCGTCGGGAATTGGGATCAAAAATATCAGGGTATCTGACTTCAAGTCTTACTCAATCCTTCTCCCGCCCATGGAGGAGCAGAGGCGGATTGCAGGGATACTGGATCAGGCAGACGCGCTCCGCCGCCTCCGCTCCCGCGCCCTCGACAAGCTGAACACCCTCGGCCAAGCGATTTTTCATGAGATGTTTGGGGACTCGGCGACAAACCCGAAAGGTTGGCCAATGGGCGTCATTGGCGACCTACTAAAGGAAGCGAAATACGGCTCGTCTGGCAAGGCAAACTCCGAAGGGCTCGGTTTGCCGATGTTGCGCATGGGCAATGTAACCTACGACGGACGCATCGACTTGTCCGACCTAAAGCACATTGAACTGTCCGACAAGGAGTTCGAGAAGTACACGACACGCCCGGGTGACCTTCTTTTCAACCGGACCAATAGCAAAGAGCTCGTCGGTAAGACTGCGGTGGTCACCCAGACGGACCCGATGGCCTTTGCCGGGTATCTTGTCCGCGCGAGGGCGAACGCACGAGGAGATACGCACTATATTAGCGGCTACTTGAATTCGACTCACGGAAAGGCGGTGCTGCGCAGCATGTGCAAGAATATTGTGGGCATGGCCAACATCAATGCGAAGGAGTTTCAATCCATTCCGATAGCGATTCCACCCGTCGAACTTCAACGCGCCTACGCCGATAAACTTGCATCACTCAGAGCTGAAGAGACCAAGATTCAAACGTCCTTGGACCTTGCTTCAACACTTTTCAACTCCCTCCAGCACCGCGCCTTCAAGGAGGAGCTATAGCTATGACCAATGTGCCGGTTCTCACAGATGCCCAGCTTGAGCAGGTTTCCCGCCTGCTGGGTGACTGTGCGACCGGTTCGGAGATCACCCGTGTCCTGAACAGCCTGGGGCTGGATGACGTATCAGGGGAAAGCACGAAGTGGCGGCGCCTGTATGGCACGTTCCTGCACTATCAGCGGCAGGACCGGGCGGCCAGCAAGCTGATCGATTTCATCCGCACCCTGCTTGACCCTGCCGGTTTCGTGGGGCGGCCGGACGAGTTCGAGGCTGTGCGTCAACAGCTGAACGCGGTCCTCGCCTTCGCCGGCTTGCAGTATGGCGAGGATGGAAAATTCCGGCGGGCAACGGCGGCGCAGACGATCGAGGAGGCCCACCAGCGCGCCAAGACGCTGCAAGCCAAGTTCAGAGGGCGGCGCATCCATTCCGAGGTCGTCAAATACTGCAAGCCCAAACTGCTACAGGATAACTATTTCCACGCCGTGTTCGAGGCTTCCAAGGGGCTCGCGCAGAGGATCAGGGAGCTGTCAGGTGAGGACGGCGACGGCGCGGCGCTGGTGGATAGAGTGTTCTCCATCGAGCGTCCAATGCTAGCCATCAACACGCTTCAGACGGAAACCGAACGGTCGGAGCACAAGGGTTTTGCGTCGCTCCTGAAGGGATGCTTTGCGGCGGTGCGCAACCCCTTGGCGCATGAGCCAAAACTCCTGTGGAAAGGCGAAGACGACGCTGCTGATTATCTATCGTTGATATCTCTTCTGCATCGGAAGCTGGACGACTGCGCAAAGACCGGACTCGGGGGGATGCGATGAGAGGAGAAATTATCGGGGTTTGGTCGGAGACTTGGCGTGAAATCTGGTCGAAGCTGGCAAAACACCCGGACGCGCCGGAGGATTTATTCTGCGAACTTTATCGGGAACTCGTCGGAGCTTTCGAAGTAGTCCCCGATGTAACAACGCTTGCTGATATTGTTGATCAATCCGACCAAGCCAGTTCAGCGTTTCGCAAGACGAAAGCCACTGTCTTCCGGGGCGAGCTTGCGCTCCTGGAGTTCATGGAGCGAGCGCATGGCATCGCTGCCGACCTTGGTGGCGATCCACTTGCCAACCGTTACTTCCTGCTGATCGATGCCTTTCTCGAAAAGTACAGCTTGCGCTACGACCTGCGCCGCCCGTTCAGTCTCAACCCGACGCTGAGCGGCGTGTTCGCTCGATTGATCCGCGACCTGAAGGAAGCGACCTCCCGCGACGCGGATCTCCATCCGCTTATGGTCGAGTTTGAGGAGTCCGTCCGCGACCTTCGCGCAGATCGCTCTCCGGGGCGGATAAAAACCTGTATCCAGAAACAGGTAAACTTGTTGGAGGCTATTGGTCAGCGCTGCCCTGGTGTCAGTGCCAACACGCTCGGCCAGATTTGTGACCAAGTTGGGACATGGCCTCATAACAAGGTCAAGGAGGCGATGAAGGGAATGTATGGCTTTGCTTCCGATTATCCTGGCATTCGACATGGCGGAAATGCAAACAATCGTCTTCGTGAAATAGAGATGCGTGATCTTGTAAGCGTTACCGTATTGCTTGCTGGCTTCACACCGTATCTGACCGATCTGCTAAATTCGGACAACATCTATCGGGGTGCGTAGGGGGCACGGAAATGAAGGCAACAGAAGCAGGGCTCCTCGCGTTTCTCAAGAAATCACCACAGTTCGTGATCCCGATCTACCAGAGGACCTATTCCTGGACCGAGCGTGAATGCCGCCAGCTCTGGGATGACATCATCCGCGCTGGAAGCGACGACACGATATCCGTCCACTTCATCGGTTCCATCGTCTACATTGAGGCTGGGCTATCCCAAGTTTCGCATCAAGCGCCCCTGCTTGTCATAGACGGGCAGCAACGTCTGACAACCGTCACACTCCTGCTCGCGGCGCTTGCCGAGGCGTTGAGCGACGCTGAGCCGATTGATGGCTTCTCCGCCCGGAAGTTGCGCAACTATTACCTTCTGAACCCCGAGGAATCCGGAGAGCGGCACCACAAGCTTCTTCTGTCTCAGACCGACAAGGCGACACTTATGTCGATCGTTGGACAGAATGAGCCGCCGGTCGAACGCTCCCTTCGGGTCATGCAAAATCACGCGCTATTCAGGGATCTGATAGCGGCGCGCCAAGATAGCGTGACCGCTGTGTGCAAGGGCCTCGCTAAGCTCGTGGTTGTCGATATCGCGCTCAGTCGCGATCAGGACAATCCACAGCTCATTTTCGAGAGCATGAACTCCACGGGTCGCGAACTCAGCCAGGCCGACCTTATCCGAAATTTCATCCTTATGGGGTTGGAGCCCACTCTGCAGACCCGCCTCTATGAACAGTTTTGGCGGCCGATGGAGGTCTCGTTCGGGCAAGAGGCCTACAACACGCATTTTGACAGTTTCATGCGTCATTACCTGACCGTAAAGACCGGGGAGATTCCGCGGCTGGATGATGTTTACGAGGCTTTCAAAGGGCATGCTCGGTCGCCGAAGGTGGCTGATGCCGGCGTTGAGGTGCTCGTAAAGGATATCCGGGACTTCGCACGGTACTATTGCGCCATGGCCCTTGGAGCGGAAAGCGACAACGCCCTGAAGACAGCCTTCCACGACCTCCGGGAGCTCAAGGTCGATGTTGCGTATCCGTTCCTGCTGGAACTGTATCAGGATTATTCAACCGGACTGCTTGCCAAGGATGAGTTCCTGGAGGCTGTGCGGTTGATCGAAGCCTATGTATTTAGGCGCGCGATCTGCGCAATACCAACAAATTCTCTTAACAAGACGTTTGCTACGTTCACCAAGGCACTGAAGAAGGACCGGTATCTTGAAAGCATCAAAGCGCATTTCCTTCTAATGCCTTCTTATCGTCGCTTTCCAAGTGACGACGAGTTCAAGCGCGATATCCAGACGCGGGACCTATACAATTTCCGCAGCCGCAGCTACTGGCTGCGTCGATTCGAAAACCATGACCGGAAGGAACGGGTTCCCGTTGACGAGTACACGATTGAGCACATCATGCCTCAGAGCGAGCAGCTGTCGAGTGCATGGAAAGCCGCACTCGGTGACGAATGGGAGCGTGTTCATCAGACTTACCTTCATACGCTCGGCAATCTGACCCTCACGGGCTACAACTCTGAGTACAGCAATCGCTCGTTTAAGGAAAAGCGAGACATGCAAGGGGGCTTCAAGCAAAGCCCGCTTCGGGTCAACTCGGGGCTCGGTGAGCTGGAGGCATGGAACGAAGACACTATTCTGTCGCGCGCTTCGCAGCTGGCGGTGCAGGCGTCAGACGTTTGGCGGGCGCCACTGATTGCAGCCGATGTTCTCGCCGCATACCAACCAGAAACGGCGAAAGCCGCCGGATACTCCATCGAAGATCACCCTCATCTTCTGAACGCGCCCACGCGCGGTCTGTTCGATGCGTTCCGTACTGAGGTGTTGAAGCTTGATCCATGCGTAAGCGAAGAGTTTCTGAAGCTGTACGTCGCATACAAGGCGGAGACAAACTTCGTTGACGTTGTCCCTCAAGCGAAGCAACTACGCCTTTCCCTGAATATGGGCTTTGCCGAGATAAGCGATCCCCGAGGCATGTGCAAAGATGTCTCTGGCCTTGGCCGGTGGGGAAATGGCGATGTTGAAGTGCGTTTCAGTACACTTGACGAGCTCCCCTATATAATCGGCCTTGTTCGGCAATCCCTTGAGCGCCAGCTTGGAAATGGAGGCGATGCATGAGCCAATTCGCATTCCTTCAAGCTGAATTCGTTGAGGTGCACGAGCACGCCGTAAAAGCGGAAAAACTGGCGCTTTCGGACCCCCGCAGCGCCTGCTTCTACGCGCGGCTGGCGTTGGAGGTGGCGGTCAAGTGGATGTACCGTCATGATCGCGCGCTTCGGTCGCCCTATGAGACGACACTGTCCGCGCTGATCCACGAGCCGACCTTCAGGAAGCTTGTCGGTGACGCCCTGGTGGCCAAAGGAAAGGTGGTCAAAGACCTGGGTAACGCAGCCGTGCATGAAGCTAAACCCGTTGCACCCGCACGCGCCATCACTGCCGTTAGAGAGTTGTTCCATATCGCCTATTGGCTGGTCCGCACCTACGCGAAGGGCGCGAAACCGGCCGCCGCAGTCGCATTTTCGGCTGATGCGTTGCCGCATACCACTCAGGTGGAGGCGTCCACTCTCGGGAAGCTCAAGGAAATCGCGAGACGCTTCGAGGAGGCAGCCAGGGAACGAGAACGCGCCGAGCGACTGCGCCTGAAAAGCGACGGCGATCGGTTGAAGCTGGAGACCGAGATCAAGCGGCTTCAGGACGAGATCGCCAAGATCAAAAAGGCCAACCAGGCCGTGCCCGACAGGCACGACTACAATGAGGTGCAGACGCGGGACGCTTTCATCGACTTG
This sequence is a window from Paracoccus aerodenitrificans. Protein-coding genes within it:
- a CDS encoding type I restriction-modification system subunit M — translated: MLTGEIRSQIDSIWNDFWAGGVANPLSVMEQMTYLLFIKRLDDLHTLEERKSQTLKIPMERRIFPEGRDDKGRPYDDLRWSRFKNFEPREMMDVVDEHVFPFLRALNGSQSSYGKLMRDARLGFSNPALLAKVVEKLDRIPMEDRDTKGDIYEYMLAKIASAGQNGQFRTPRHIIRLMVELTAPKPTDVICDPAAGTCGFLVAAGEYLREKHPELMRDPALRRHFHEGLFHGFDFDTTMLRIGAMNMTLHGVENPNVTYRDSLAEDHAKDAGAYSLVLANPPFAGSLDYEATAKDLQKTVKTKKTELLFIALFLRLLKTGGRAAVIVPDGVLFGSSGAHKDIRRMLVEDHKLDAVIKLPSGVFRPYAGVSTAILLFTKTGVGGTENVWFYDVAADGLSLDDKRADLLPPEKQGPTPAQPLSEAEHEKNNLPDILARWGNLAAEAEHPRTAQSFMVPVEDIRATGSWDLSLNRYKEVQHEEVIRQPPKEIIAELRAIETEITEGLDRLEEMLR
- a CDS encoding WYL domain-containing protein, with amino-acid sequence MSAGSSELRWGVEQRLEFIEFRLFWEGGINRSDITGFFGVSVPQASKDLTQYQELAPDNVRYDRSEKRYFATESFRPRFLKPDADRYLAQLLFAADPALHGDRTWLTNPPSVDTMPVPHRRVDIAVLRMILAAVRGQASVDVLYQSMNEQRPEPLWRRISPHAFGSDGFRWHVRAFCHIDNRFKDFLLSRCLEARSLGESGARPEDDKQWADFFDVKLSPNPKIGENQRKIIAQDYGMRDDSISIPVRRALLYYFRKRLRLDVADVLDNPHETPVVITNRAEFDAALAEATK
- a CDS encoding TIGR02391 family protein, with product MTNVPVLTDAQLEQVSRLLGDCATGSEITRVLNSLGLDDVSGESTKWRRLYGTFLHYQRQDRAASKLIDFIRTLLDPAGFVGRPDEFEAVRQQLNAVLAFAGLQYGEDGKFRRATAAQTIEEAHQRAKTLQAKFRGRRIHSEVVKYCKPKLLQDNYFHAVFEASKGLAQRIRELSGEDGDGAALVDRVFSIERPMLAINTLQTETERSEHKGFASLLKGCFAAVRNPLAHEPKLLWKGEDDAADYLSLISLLHRKLDDCAKTGLGGMR
- a CDS encoding restriction endonuclease subunit S, whose translation is MTWPTVDLDTAADVIRGVTFSKGDASDKPAPGLVPVLRAGNIGDQLNTEDDLVFVDKSFVSKNQRLQPGDIVVCMSSGSANVLGKSAMLDSEWKGSFGAFLATVRPRADIVFPRFLAHYLRTSQFRAWASSSSGIGIKNIRVSDFKSYSILLPPMEEQRRIAGILDQADALRRLRSRALDKLNTLGQAIFHEMFGDSATNPKGWPMGVIGDLLKEAKYGSSGKANSEGLGLPMLRMGNVTYDGRIDLSDLKHIELSDKEFEKYTTRPGDLLFNRTNSKELVGKTAVVTQTDPMAFAGYLVRARANARGDTHYISGYLNSTHGKAVLRSMCKNIVGMANINAKEFQSIPIAIPPVELQRAYADKLASLRAEETKIQTSLDLASTLFNSLQHRAFKEEL
- a CDS encoding GmrSD restriction endonuclease domain-containing protein gives rise to the protein MKATEAGLLAFLKKSPQFVIPIYQRTYSWTERECRQLWDDIIRAGSDDTISVHFIGSIVYIEAGLSQVSHQAPLLVIDGQQRLTTVTLLLAALAEALSDAEPIDGFSARKLRNYYLLNPEESGERHHKLLLSQTDKATLMSIVGQNEPPVERSLRVMQNHALFRDLIAARQDSVTAVCKGLAKLVVVDIALSRDQDNPQLIFESMNSTGRELSQADLIRNFILMGLEPTLQTRLYEQFWRPMEVSFGQEAYNTHFDSFMRHYLTVKTGEIPRLDDVYEAFKGHARSPKVADAGVEVLVKDIRDFARYYCAMALGAESDNALKTAFHDLRELKVDVAYPFLLELYQDYSTGLLAKDEFLEAVRLIEAYVFRRAICAIPTNSLNKTFATFTKALKKDRYLESIKAHFLLMPSYRRFPSDDEFKRDIQTRDLYNFRSRSYWLRRFENHDRKERVPVDEYTIEHIMPQSEQLSSAWKAALGDEWERVHQTYLHTLGNLTLTGYNSEYSNRSFKEKRDMQGGFKQSPLRVNSGLGELEAWNEDTILSRASQLAVQASDVWRAPLIAADVLAAYQPETAKAAGYSIEDHPHLLNAPTRGLFDAFRTEVLKLDPCVSEEFLKLYVAYKAETNFVDVVPQAKQLRLSLNMGFAEISDPRGMCKDVSGLGRWGNGDVEVRFSTLDELPYIIGLVRQSLERQLGNGGDA